A single window of Triplophysa rosa linkage group LG2, Trosa_1v2, whole genome shotgun sequence DNA harbors:
- the june gene encoding junE proto-oncogene, AP-1 transcription factor subunit, with the protein MTGRMETPFYHDDSAPHFGQIPDYDRYQGHKMISKKSMAHSFSGSVANTSNLKLLQGPAGSNGANINPNGLGMSANPNSSLMSSSDMNLLKLSSPDLEHLIIQSNQGLVTTSPAPNPSANPFMYRNHATNEQEGFADGFVKALADLHKQNQLVGAPMSPTSSIQGPYQRNLMSGGEMPIYTNLSSYNPNQISSSYPGGQIAYASAHGHHPQGRGLDAPQTVPEVPHPPGADPAASPPSLSPIDLETQERIKAERKKLRNRIAASKCRKRKLERISRLEEKVKVLKTQNSDLASTASILREQVAQLKQKVMNHVTNGCQIAVSSAGMAKSGESSSC; encoded by the coding sequence ATGACGGGTAGGATGGAAACGCCCTTCTATCACGACGATAGCGCTCCACACTTTGGACAAATTCCAGATTATGATCGATATCAAGGCCACAAGATGATTAGCAAAAAGAGCATGGCACATAGTTTCTCTGGCAGCGTGGCAAACACCTCCAACCTCAAACTGTTGCAGGGACCAGCGGGGAGCAACGGGGCTAACATCAACCCAAACGGCCTCGGCATGAGCGCCAATCCCAACAGCTCGCTGATGTCCTCGTCAGACATGAACCTCCTGAAGCTCTCGTCTCCGGATCTGGAGCACCTGATAATCCAGTCCAACCAGGGACTGGTGACCACCAGCCCGGCTCCAAACCCCTCCGCCAATCCCTTCATGTACCGAAACCACGCCACCAACGAACAGGAAGGATTTGCCGACGGCTTCGTCAAAGCTCTGGCCGATCTGCACAAACAGAACCAGCTGGTCGGAGCGCCGATGTCTCCTACGTCCTCCATCCAGGGACCCTACCAGAGGAACCTCATGTCTGGTGGCGAAATGCCAATTTACACCAACTTGAGCAGCTACAACCCCAATCAGATTTCGTCCTCGTACCCGGGCGGGCAGATCGCCTACGCCTCGGCTCATGGTCATCATCCTCAAGGAAGGGGCCTGGACGCTCCTCAAACCGTACCCGAGGTGCCTCACCCTCCAGGGGCCGACCCTGCCGCTTCACCCCCTTCGCTGTCGCCCATCGACCTGGAGACCCAGGAGAGGATCAAGGCGGAGCGCAAGAAGCTGCGGAACCGTATCGCCGCCTCCAAGTGCCGCAAGAGGAAGCTGGAGAGGATCTCGCGTCTGGAGGAGAAGGTGAAGGTGCTGAAGACGCAGAACTCTGACCTGGCGTCCACCGCCAGCATCCTCCGAGAGCAGGTGGCTCAGCTGAAACAGAAAGTCATGAATCACGTCACCAACGGCTGCCAGATAGCCGTCAGCTCGGCCGGCATGGCCAAAAGCGGGGAGAGCAGCAGCTGTTGA